Proteins found in one Labrenzia sp. VG12 genomic segment:
- a CDS encoding adenosine kinase yields the protein MTETRFDALCIGNAICDVFAHVEEDFLLQENLIKGSMRLIETDEAVRLFNKMGQTVRVSGGSAGNTAAGIASLGGRPAYFGKVAEDELGDSYYHDMNGTGVYFNTPRLREWKPTARSMILITPDGERTMNTYLGACTEFSPSDVDEDVVAAAAVTYMEGYLWDPEEAKKAFLKAAEIAHLNNRKVAITLSDSFCVDRYRSEFQSMLTDGVVDLMFANEHELRALYETADLDTAVAAARETGALTALTLGKEGAMVIHGEETYSVPAQVVDNVVDLTGAGDLFASGFLFGLAREYSLSESAALGCLCASNVISHVGARPERPLKNLAEQNGYKV from the coding sequence ATGACAGAAACCAGATTTGACGCCCTTTGCATCGGCAATGCCATCTGCGATGTGTTTGCCCATGTGGAAGAGGATTTCCTGCTTCAGGAAAACCTGATCAAAGGGTCCATGCGCCTGATCGAAACCGATGAAGCCGTGCGCCTGTTCAACAAGATGGGCCAGACGGTTCGCGTCTCGGGTGGCAGCGCAGGCAACACGGCAGCCGGCATTGCGTCCCTGGGCGGCCGGCCGGCCTATTTCGGCAAGGTGGCCGAGGACGAACTCGGTGACAGCTACTATCACGACATGAACGGCACCGGTGTCTACTTCAACACCCCCCGGCTGCGGGAGTGGAAGCCGACGGCGCGGTCGATGATCCTGATCACGCCGGACGGTGAGCGCACCATGAACACCTATCTTGGCGCCTGCACCGAGTTCAGCCCTTCGGACGTGGATGAAGACGTGGTGGCGGCTGCCGCCGTCACCTACATGGAAGGCTATCTTTGGGATCCGGAAGAAGCCAAGAAGGCCTTCCTGAAAGCCGCCGAAATCGCGCACCTGAACAATCGCAAGGTGGCAATCACCTTGTCCGATTCCTTCTGCGTCGACCGCTACCGCAGCGAATTCCAGTCCATGCTCACGGATGGCGTCGTCGATCTCATGTTCGCCAATGAACACGAACTCAGGGCGCTCTACGAAACGGCCGATCTGGACACGGCTGTCGCCGCCGCCCGCGAAACCGGCGCTCTGACCGCACTGACGCTCGGCAAGGAGGGCGCGATGGTGATCCACGGGGAAGAGACCTATTCGGTTCCCGCACAGGTCGTGGACAACGTCGTCGACCTGACCGGGGCAGGCGACCTGTTTGCCTCCGGTTTCCTGTTTGGCCTGGCGCGCGAGTATTCCCTTTCGGAATCCGCTGCTCTCGGCTGCCTGTGCGCCTCCAACGTCATCAGCCATGTCGGCGCCCGCCCGGAACGGCCGCTGAAGAACCTGGCCGAGCAAAACGGCTACAAGGTCTGA
- a CDS encoding prephenate dehydratase: MSDRKRIVFQGETGANSHMACRSVYPDYEAIPCATFEDCFSAMADGTADLAMIPIENSVAGRVADIHHLLPKSGLHIIGEYFMPIRFQLMAPRGATVEGLKKVQSHVHALGQCRNVIRELGLTAVVGGDTAGSARQVAELGDASVAALAPEMAAEIYDLDILRRDVEDEAHNTTRFVILSRDKMEAAHNGQPVITTFIFRVRNVPAALYKALGGFATNGVNMTKLESYQLEGQFFASMFYADVEGHPEDPAVGLALEELAFFCAELNMLGVYRASPFRDKIKEPEANRALRPNPHS; this comes from the coding sequence ATGAGCGATAGAAAAAGAATTGTATTTCAGGGCGAAACCGGGGCCAATTCGCATATGGCCTGCCGGAGCGTCTATCCCGACTATGAAGCCATTCCCTGCGCAACCTTCGAAGACTGCTTCTCGGCCATGGCGGACGGGACGGCTGATCTTGCCATGATCCCGATCGAGAACTCGGTCGCAGGCCGCGTCGCCGACATCCATCACCTTCTGCCAAAGTCCGGCCTGCACATTATCGGCGAATACTTCATGCCGATCCGGTTTCAGCTGATGGCACCAAGAGGCGCGACCGTGGAAGGACTGAAAAAGGTCCAGAGCCACGTCCACGCGCTCGGCCAGTGCCGCAACGTTATCCGAGAGCTGGGCCTGACGGCTGTCGTTGGCGGCGACACGGCCGGGTCCGCACGGCAGGTTGCGGAGCTGGGGGACGCCAGCGTCGCCGCCCTTGCACCGGAAATGGCCGCTGAAATCTACGATCTCGATATCCTGCGCCGGGATGTGGAGGACGAAGCGCACAACACGACACGCTTTGTTATCCTCTCGCGCGATAAGATGGAGGCCGCGCACAATGGTCAGCCGGTCATCACCACCTTCATCTTCCGGGTCCGCAACGTTCCGGCCGCGCTCTACAAGGCCCTTGGAGGATTTGCGACCAACGGGGTGAACATGACAAAACTGGAATCCTACCAGCTGGAAGGACAGTTTTTCGCCTCCATGTTCTATGCCGATGTCGAGGGCCACCCCGAAGACCCGGCCGTTGGTCTCGCGCTGGAAGAACTGGCCTTTTTCTGTGCCGAACTGAACATGCTTGGCGTCTACCGGGCGAGCCCCTTCCGCGACAAGATCAAGGAACCGGAAGCCAACCGCGCCCTGCGCCCGAACCCGCATTCCTGA
- a CDS encoding cytochrome c family protein, with translation MDSFTLNKIAGAVLGVLILVMGVAWMSDIIFHPTIPGKPGYEIVVASAEDSTSTVQAEPDVVPISERLLAAAASDGEKAAKKCAACHTFDAGGANKVGPALYDIVGRKPGGHEGFGYSSAMTAYGEENPEWTYESLDNFLAAPKKYISGTTMGFAGIRKPQERADLIAYLREQSAAPKPLPAE, from the coding sequence ATGGATTCGTTCACGTTGAACAAGATCGCAGGTGCGGTCCTTGGGGTTCTTATTTTGGTGATGGGTGTCGCTTGGATGTCCGACATCATCTTTCACCCGACGATCCCCGGCAAACCGGGCTACGAAATCGTCGTTGCCTCCGCTGAAGACAGCACGTCTACAGTGCAGGCCGAACCGGATGTGGTTCCCATTTCCGAGCGCCTGCTCGCAGCGGCCGCCTCTGACGGTGAAAAGGCGGCCAAGAAATGCGCGGCATGTCACACCTTTGATGCAGGTGGCGCCAACAAGGTTGGCCCGGCCCTCTATGACATCGTCGGCCGCAAACCGGGTGGCCATGAAGGCTTCGGCTATTCCAGCGCCATGACCGCGTACGGTGAAGAAAATCCCGAGTGGACCTACGAGAGCCTGGACAACTTCCTTGCGGCTCCGAAGAAATACATCTCCGGAACCACGATGGGTTTTGCCGGTATCCGCAAGCCGCAAGAACGTGCTGACCTGATTGCTTATCTCCGGGAGCAGTCTGCCGCGCCGAAACCGCTACCGGCAGAATAA
- a CDS encoding diguanylate cyclase — protein MGINLSRSAFSKSNGTWVASVVAAVCFLAGIAVTAHVGQLVRNELISQHKREAIASLSEARARLEGEISRTVAHGLGIRSYVTQFVDAPFNMDDYQGIATELIEENPSIRSIGLAPNNILRAVFPFEPNQSAIGLNYRMNTAQWPAIREAMMSREVVIAGPLELVQGGRALLIRIPIFTATIPGQPIEERSYWGVATLVLDQQGMLSSAGITDVINGIRIGVVNKNTVDNDKLIMGSASLFNKDHVSLPLHLPGGLDWDLIGYPETGWSSAGNQVWITQLVGSLISLVFGAMAFLLISEVYKVRSMALHDPLTGLANRRLLEDRMHQLAAMCERSGAGFEIFYVDLDAFKPVNDNYGHAVGDQLLIEVGQRLQNQVRQTDTVARVGGDEFIVLTPGNMRRQEKETFLHRLGEKVAQVFEYSGARIDVKASIGSASYPGDAASVEDLLRVADGRMYAQKAKSKQNSQELPSKGLPQTG, from the coding sequence ATGGGCATCAATCTGTCGCGGAGTGCATTTTCGAAGTCGAATGGAACGTGGGTCGCGTCCGTTGTCGCCGCCGTCTGCTTCCTGGCCGGCATTGCCGTGACCGCCCATGTCGGACAGCTGGTTCGCAACGAACTGATTTCCCAGCACAAACGCGAGGCCATCGCCAGCCTGTCCGAGGCCCGGGCGCGCCTGGAAGGCGAAATCAGCCGCACCGTGGCGCACGGACTGGGCATCCGGTCCTACGTCACCCAGTTTGTCGATGCCCCGTTCAACATGGATGACTATCAGGGGATCGCGACGGAGCTGATCGAGGAAAACCCTTCCATCCGCTCGATCGGGCTGGCGCCCAACAACATCTTGCGCGCTGTCTTTCCGTTTGAACCCAACCAGTCCGCCATCGGCCTGAACTACCGGATGAACACGGCCCAGTGGCCGGCAATCCGTGAGGCGATGATGAGCCGGGAAGTCGTGATCGCGGGGCCGCTGGAACTCGTTCAGGGCGGCCGTGCGCTTCTGATCCGTATTCCGATCTTCACGGCCACCATCCCGGGACAGCCGATCGAGGAGCGCAGCTACTGGGGAGTGGCAACGCTGGTCCTTGATCAGCAGGGCATGCTCAGCTCCGCAGGCATCACGGATGTCATCAACGGCATCCGGATCGGCGTGGTCAACAAGAATACGGTCGACAACGACAAGCTGATCATGGGCAGCGCCTCGCTGTTCAACAAGGATCACGTGTCGCTGCCCTTGCACCTGCCGGGCGGCCTGGACTGGGACCTGATCGGCTATCCGGAAACCGGCTGGTCCAGCGCCGGCAACCAGGTCTGGATCACGCAGCTGGTCGGCAGCCTGATCTCTCTCGTCTTCGGTGCGATGGCCTTTCTGCTGATCAGCGAGGTCTACAAGGTCCGGTCGATGGCCCTGCACGATCCGCTGACGGGCCTGGCAAACCGGCGTCTGCTGGAAGATCGCATGCACCAGCTGGCTGCCATGTGTGAACGTTCCGGAGCGGGATTCGAGATTTTCTACGTCGACCTGGATGCCTTCAAGCCGGTCAACGACAATTACGGACATGCGGTTGGCGACCAGCTGCTGATCGAAGTCGGGCAGCGGCTGCAGAACCAGGTCCGGCAGACCGATACGGTTGCCCGCGTCGGCGGAGACGAATTCATCGTGCTGACGCCCGGCAACATGCGTCGGCAGGAAAAGGAAACGTTTCTGCATCGGCTGGGTGAGAAAGTGGCCCAGGTGTTTGAATATTCCGGAGCCCGCATTGACGTGAAGGCCAGTATCGGCTCGGCCAGTTATCCGGGCGATGCCGCCTCCGTGGAGGATTTGCTCAGGGTTGCTGACGGCAGAATGTATGCCCAGAAGGCAAAATCTAAGCAGAATTCACAGGAACTTCCTTCCAAAGGTCTTCCCCAGACGGGTTAA
- a CDS encoding extracellular solute-binding protein codes for MVFTWRFCRQATAGLLLAGLVSTTGAALAPVQAEEPEWQHASALNGTPKYGPDVEHFDYVNPAAPKGGSVRLASSGGFDTFNFLPPKGSRAPGIDLIYESLMEASLDEETISAAYGVLADGLRYPEDYSWVEYRLNPDAKWHDGKPVTAEDVIWSFEKSIELDPQRKFYFQNVVKSEIVGDRTVRFTFDVSGNRELPKIMGQLLILPKHWWEGTDEAGKPRDISSTTLEPPLGSGPYRLKSFSPNRQVVYERVEDYWGKDLPIRVGTNNIDEIRYVSFLDDAVQFEAFKGDQYDFHVERSSSQWAKRYNFPAVKDGRVVKEIFPDRSRGVMQGFFLNLRRDKFQDPLVRRALNYAYDFETTNEIVSANLLKRVNSYFSGTELASSGLPEGKELEILEEVRDLVPPEVFTEEYTNPIGGSPENVRANLREAVKLLRQAGFELKDRKMIDPKTGEQFTIEFLYRDKASERTLLPYSKNLEAIGIKPVLRLVDTSQFINRIRSRDFDTTVLAIGQSLSPGNEQREYWGSESADNASSANYAGIKNPAIDKLIDKVIFAEDRETLVAATHALDRVLLWNHYVVPQFYVDETRTARWNRFGHPEKMPEYSTGFPTIWWYDADKAAATEAIK; via the coding sequence ATGGTGTTCACATGGCGTTTTTGCAGGCAGGCGACAGCCGGCCTCCTGCTGGCAGGTCTTGTGTCGACGACGGGAGCGGCCCTCGCTCCGGTTCAGGCCGAGGAGCCTGAATGGCAACACGCCTCCGCGCTGAACGGAACACCCAAATACGGCCCTGACGTCGAACATTTCGACTATGTGAACCCGGCAGCCCCGAAGGGCGGTTCCGTCCGCCTCGCAAGCAGCGGTGGGTTCGACACCTTCAACTTCCTGCCGCCGAAAGGCAGCAGGGCACCGGGCATCGACCTGATCTATGAGAGCCTCATGGAAGCGTCGCTGGATGAAGAAACCATCAGTGCGGCCTATGGTGTGCTCGCCGATGGCTTACGTTATCCGGAAGACTATTCTTGGGTGGAGTACCGGTTGAACCCGGATGCCAAATGGCATGACGGCAAGCCCGTCACCGCTGAAGACGTGATCTGGTCGTTTGAAAAATCGATCGAACTCGATCCGCAACGCAAGTTCTATTTCCAGAATGTCGTCAAAAGCGAGATTGTCGGTGACCGGACCGTCCGTTTCACCTTTGACGTCAGTGGCAACCGGGAGCTGCCCAAGATCATGGGGCAATTGCTGATCCTGCCGAAACACTGGTGGGAAGGCACGGACGAGGCCGGCAAGCCGCGCGACATCTCCAGCACGACGCTCGAACCTCCACTTGGGTCCGGGCCGTACCGTCTCAAGAGTTTTTCCCCCAACCGCCAGGTCGTTTACGAGCGGGTCGAGGACTACTGGGGCAAGGATCTGCCGATCCGGGTCGGCACCAACAACATCGATGAAATCCGCTATGTGTCCTTCCTGGATGACGCCGTCCAGTTCGAGGCCTTCAAGGGGGATCAATACGACTTTCATGTGGAGCGAAGCTCGAGCCAGTGGGCCAAACGGTACAATTTCCCGGCTGTTAAAGATGGCCGGGTGGTCAAGGAAATCTTCCCGGACCGGTCACGCGGAGTGATGCAGGGCTTCTTCTTGAATCTGCGGCGCGACAAGTTCCAGGACCCCCTGGTCCGCCGCGCCTTGAACTATGCCTATGATTTCGAAACCACCAACGAGATCGTTTCGGCCAATCTCCTGAAACGCGTGAACTCCTACTTCTCGGGCACCGAACTGGCTTCGTCCGGTTTGCCAGAGGGCAAGGAATTGGAAATCCTGGAGGAAGTGCGTGACCTCGTGCCGCCGGAAGTCTTCACCGAGGAATACACCAATCCGATCGGCGGTTCGCCGGAAAATGTGCGGGCCAACCTGCGCGAGGCGGTGAAACTGCTGCGTCAGGCGGGCTTCGAGCTGAAGGATCGCAAGATGATCGATCCGAAGACCGGCGAACAGTTCACGATTGAATTTCTCTACCGGGACAAGGCCAGCGAACGGACCTTGCTGCCCTATTCCAAGAACCTGGAAGCCATCGGCATCAAGCCCGTTCTGCGCCTGGTCGATACCTCGCAATTCATCAACCGGATCCGCAGCAGGGATTTCGATACGACGGTGCTTGCCATTGGACAAAGCCTGTCTCCGGGCAATGAACAACGCGAATACTGGGGCTCTGAATCGGCCGACAATGCCAGCTCCGCCAATTATGCCGGCATCAAGAACCCGGCCATCGACAAGCTGATCGACAAGGTGATCTTTGCCGAAGATCGCGAGACGCTTGTCGCGGCCACCCATGCGCTCGACCGGGTGCTTCTGTGGAACCATTATGTGGTGCCGCAATTCTATGTCGACGAGACGCGCACGGCGCGCTGGAACCGCTTCGGCCATCCGGAAAAGATGCCGGAATACAGCACCGGGTTCCCGACAATCTGGTGGTATGACGCCGACAAGGCCGCTGCAACGGAGGCGATCAAATGA
- a CDS encoding extracellular solute-binding protein, which yields MSKRVSPSRRQVLKLSGAAALAASVPGLPRPAFAQEAPDARHGLSVFGDLKYAPDFSHFDYVNPEAPKGGTFSFQAPYWYFNQNVQTYNTFNSFILKGDAPPRMELCFDTLMVRAWDEADAVYGLVAETVEVSEDGNVFTFNLRPEARFHDGSKLTAEDVAFSILLLKADGHPLLSQPLAVLKDVVVLGEYRVALHFDGTQARNFPLAVAAGYPIFSKRYYTAYDFKQSTLTPPLSSGPYKVGKHAIGRYVEYHRVENYWAKDLAVARGRFNFASVRVEFFRERQIAFEAFKKGDVFYREEFTSKNWATEYNFPAVEDGRVVRREFPDGRPSGAQGWFINTRRDKFKDPRVREALGYAFDFEWSNKTLFYGLYERTASFFENSDMKAEGTPSVAELALLEPFREDLPEAVFGEAIIPPVSDGSGNDRNLLRKANELLTAAGYKREGAGLVGPDGKPLVIEFLNNTVAFERIVNPLIKNLERLGIQASLRIVDPAQYQSRLNDYDFDIASRRYSLSPTLSDTIREMWGSKAAATPGTYNTAGISSPVVDALIDKAIAAETREEMNTAARALDRVLRAGYYWIPQWYKSIHTVALWDVYGYPQETPRYFFPVEELWWIEAEKAEKLGKAG from the coding sequence ATGAGCAAGCGCGTGTCGCCCTCCCGCAGGCAGGTCCTGAAGCTGAGTGGAGCGGCAGCACTTGCCGCATCCGTTCCCGGGCTGCCGCGTCCCGCTTTTGCCCAGGAGGCTCCGGATGCACGCCACGGTCTGTCGGTCTTCGGCGATCTGAAATACGCTCCGGATTTTTCGCATTTCGACTACGTCAATCCGGAGGCGCCCAAGGGCGGCACATTCTCCTTCCAGGCGCCTTACTGGTACTTCAATCAGAACGTCCAGACCTACAACACCTTCAATTCCTTCATATTGAAGGGCGACGCGCCGCCGCGCATGGAATTGTGTTTCGACACGCTGATGGTGCGCGCCTGGGACGAGGCCGATGCGGTTTACGGTCTTGTTGCCGAGACCGTCGAGGTTTCGGAAGATGGCAATGTCTTCACCTTCAATCTGCGGCCGGAGGCCCGGTTTCACGACGGCTCCAAGCTGACGGCGGAAGATGTCGCTTTCTCCATCCTGCTGCTCAAGGCGGACGGTCACCCGCTGCTGAGCCAGCCACTGGCTGTCCTGAAAGACGTGGTGGTGCTCGGAGAATACCGTGTTGCGCTGCATTTTGATGGGACCCAGGCCCGCAATTTCCCGCTTGCCGTTGCAGCCGGTTATCCGATCTTCTCCAAGCGCTATTACACCGCCTACGACTTCAAGCAATCCACGCTGACCCCGCCGCTGTCCTCCGGCCCCTACAAGGTTGGAAAACACGCCATCGGTCGCTATGTCGAATATCACCGTGTGGAGAACTACTGGGCAAAGGACCTCGCCGTCGCCAGGGGACGGTTCAACTTCGCATCTGTGCGGGTGGAGTTCTTCCGTGAGCGCCAGATCGCCTTTGAAGCCTTCAAGAAGGGCGATGTCTTTTACCGGGAGGAATTCACTTCCAAGAACTGGGCGACGGAGTACAACTTCCCGGCGGTGGAAGATGGCCGTGTCGTACGCCGGGAGTTTCCGGACGGACGCCCCTCGGGCGCCCAGGGCTGGTTCATCAACACGCGCCGGGACAAGTTCAAGGATCCGCGGGTCCGCGAAGCTCTTGGGTACGCCTTCGATTTCGAATGGTCCAACAAGACGCTGTTCTACGGTCTTTACGAGCGCACCGCCTCCTTCTTTGAAAACTCGGACATGAAGGCGGAAGGCACGCCCTCCGTGGCGGAGCTGGCGCTTCTGGAACCGTTCCGCGAAGACCTGCCGGAAGCCGTCTTTGGCGAGGCGATCATACCGCCTGTCAGCGACGGATCCGGCAATGACCGGAACTTGTTGCGCAAGGCCAATGAGCTGCTGACGGCTGCCGGTTACAAGCGCGAGGGGGCCGGACTGGTCGGTCCGGACGGCAAGCCGCTGGTCATCGAGTTTTTGAACAACACGGTCGCGTTCGAGCGGATCGTCAATCCCCTGATCAAGAACCTGGAACGGCTCGGCATTCAGGCCAGCCTGCGCATTGTCGACCCGGCCCAGTACCAGTCGCGCCTCAATGACTATGACTTCGACATTGCCAGTCGCCGCTATTCCCTGTCGCCGACCCTGTCGGACACGATCCGGGAAATGTGGGGCTCGAAGGCGGCGGCGACACCCGGCACCTACAACACGGCGGGCATTTCCAGTCCCGTGGTCGATGCCCTGATCGACAAGGCGATTGCGGCGGAAACGCGCGAGGAAATGAACACCGCCGCGCGGGCGCTCGATCGGGTGCTGCGGGCCGGCTATTACTGGATCCCGCAATGGTACAAGAGCATCCATACGGTTGCCCTGTGGGATGTCTATGGCTACCCGCAGGAAACGCCGCGCTATTTCTTCCCCGTCGAGGAACTCTGGTGGATAGAAGCCGAAAAGGCGGAAAAACTCGGTAAAGCCGGCTAA
- a CDS encoding microcin C ABC transporter permease YejB — MGAYILRRLLLMIPTLVGIMAINFVIIQFAPGGPVERVIAQLQGTDVSATSRISGGGGDMLGAGNDASGGSGAASADSVTSKYRGAQGLDPEFIKELEAQFGFDKPPLERFLKMLGDYARFDFGESYFRDIKIIDLIKEKLPVSISLGLWMTLISYVVSIPLGIRKAVSDGSRFDVWTSGVIVVAYAIPGFLFAVLLIVLFAGGSFWDIFPLRGLVSDNWEELSWPARIADYFWHMTLPLTAMVLSAFATTTLLTKNSFLDEIRKQYVITARAKGLNERQVLYGHVFRNAMLIVVAGFPGAFISSFFAGALLIETIFSLDGLGLLGFESVINRDYAVVFATVYIFGLMGLLVSLISDLTYTWIDPRIDFESREV, encoded by the coding sequence ATGGGCGCCTATATTCTTCGCCGCTTGCTGCTGATGATACCGACCCTGGTCGGGATCATGGCCATCAATTTCGTCATCATCCAATTTGCCCCTGGCGGACCGGTGGAGCGCGTGATCGCGCAGCTGCAGGGAACGGATGTTTCTGCAACGTCACGGATCAGCGGTGGCGGCGGCGACATGCTGGGGGCCGGCAACGATGCCTCTGGCGGCAGCGGCGCGGCGTCGGCGGACAGCGTCACCTCCAAGTATCGCGGCGCCCAGGGCCTCGACCCGGAATTCATCAAGGAGCTGGAAGCCCAGTTCGGCTTTGACAAGCCACCGCTGGAACGGTTCCTGAAGATGCTGGGCGACTATGCCCGTTTCGACTTCGGCGAGAGTTACTTCAGGGACATCAAGATCATCGATCTGATCAAGGAGAAGCTGCCGGTCTCGATTTCACTCGGCCTCTGGATGACACTGATTTCCTACGTGGTGTCGATCCCGCTCGGGATCCGCAAGGCGGTGTCCGACGGCTCCCGGTTTGATGTCTGGACCTCCGGCGTGATCGTGGTCGCCTATGCCATCCCCGGGTTCCTGTTCGCGGTGCTGCTGATCGTTCTTTTTGCCGGTGGCTCCTTCTGGGACATCTTCCCCTTGCGCGGCCTCGTCTCCGACAACTGGGAGGAACTTTCCTGGCCGGCCCGGATTGCCGACTATTTCTGGCACATGACCCTGCCCCTGACGGCCATGGTGCTTTCCGCCTTCGCCACCACGACACTGCTGACGAAAAACTCGTTCCTGGACGAGATCCGGAAGCAATATGTCATTACGGCCAGGGCCAAGGGCCTGAACGAGCGACAGGTGCTTTATGGTCACGTCTTCCGCAATGCCATGCTGATCGTTGTGGCCGGCTTTCCGGGCGCCTTCATCTCCTCCTTCTTCGCCGGTGCATTGCTGATCGAGACGATTTTCTCGCTCGACGGCCTTGGTCTGCTCGGCTTTGAATCGGTGATCAACCGGGACTATGCGGTGGTCTTCGCGACCGTCTACATCTTCGGGCTTATGGGCCTGCTGGTCAGCCTGATATCCGATCTGACCTACACCTGGATCGATCCCAGGATCGATTTCGAAAGCCGGGAGGTCTGA
- a CDS encoding ABC transporter permease gives MDSRLSKDMEAAGYDLLNPLPEETAPPPKKMRLSPINQRRLANFKANRRGYWSLWIFLVLFVLAMFAEFIANDRPILVSYKGELLLPVLVDYPEEKFGGFLAVTNYKDSFIREEINEHGWMLWPPVRYSYTSRNLNPPTPVPSQPSWMLSKEERCVRYPEGANDPGCIMGNWNWLGTDDQARDVFARLLYGFRISVLFGLALTLASSVIGIAAGAVQGYYGGWTDLLFQRFIEIWTAVPTLYLILIVSSFLVPGFWTLFSILLAFSWVSLVGVVRAEFLRGRNFEYISAARALGVSNKVIMWRHLLPNAMVATLTFMPFILNGSISTLTALDFLGFGLPPGSASLGELLAQGKNNLQAPWLGITGFVVISLMLSLLIFIGEAVRDAFDPRKSLG, from the coding sequence ATGGATTCCCGACTGAGCAAAGACATGGAAGCGGCCGGATACGACCTGCTCAACCCGCTTCCGGAGGAAACGGCGCCACCGCCGAAGAAAATGCGCCTGTCGCCCATCAACCAGCGCCGTCTCGCCAACTTCAAGGCCAACAGGCGTGGCTACTGGTCGCTCTGGATCTTCCTGGTCCTGTTCGTGCTGGCCATGTTCGCTGAATTCATCGCCAATGACCGGCCGATCCTGGTGTCCTACAAGGGCGAGCTTCTGTTGCCGGTCCTGGTCGACTACCCGGAGGAAAAGTTTGGCGGTTTCCTGGCCGTGACCAACTACAAGGATTCCTTCATTCGGGAGGAAATCAACGAACATGGCTGGATGCTCTGGCCGCCGGTCCGATATTCCTACACGTCCCGCAACCTGAACCCGCCGACGCCGGTGCCCTCGCAACCGTCCTGGATGCTTTCCAAGGAGGAACGCTGCGTGCGCTATCCGGAAGGGGCCAACGATCCGGGCTGCATCATGGGCAACTGGAACTGGCTCGGCACAGACGACCAGGCCCGCGATGTCTTTGCCCGGCTGCTCTACGGCTTCCGCATTTCCGTCCTGTTTGGTCTTGCCCTGACACTGGCGTCCTCCGTGATCGGCATCGCCGCCGGCGCGGTGCAGGGTTACTATGGTGGCTGGACCGATCTCCTGTTCCAGCGTTTCATCGAAATCTGGACAGCCGTTCCAACGCTCTACCTGATCCTGATCGTGTCCTCGTTCCTGGTGCCCGGGTTCTGGACGCTGTTCTCGATCCTGCTGGCCTTTTCCTGGGTGTCCCTGGTCGGGGTCGTGCGCGCGGAATTCCTGCGCGGCAGGAACTTTGAGTATATCTCCGCCGCAAGGGCGCTGGGTGTTTCCAACAAGGTGATCATGTGGCGCCATCTTTTGCCCAATGCCATGGTGGCAACGCTGACCTTCATGCCCTTCATCCTGAATGGTTCGATCTCGACCCTGACGGCGCTGGACTTCCTGGGCTTCGGATTGCCGCCGGGCTCTGCGTCTCTCGGAGAGCTGCTCGCCCAGGGCAAGAACAATCTTCAGGCCCCCTGGCTTGGCATTACCGGCTTTGTCGTGATCTCGCTGATGCTCAGCCTGCTGATCTTCATCGGCGAAGCCGTGCGGGATGCCTTTGATCCACGCAAGAGCCTTGGGTGA